The proteins below come from a single Mucilaginibacter mali genomic window:
- a CDS encoding universal stress protein, protein MPSVEWRHEDGSLADCVRLQLHHKDIELVVMGSRTGSKLDRLLLGSDTRAVINHSNRPVLVFPERTKISPLKKVTFASDLNDGDLRAVHYLTRIGRLIGFELEIIHVVLYGSQEDDAASRQEEFKKQVDKFRYPNINYHNIYGRDITERLSRHCQENNSDLLALCHDQHSFWNRLFKGSQSVKLLKKQELPVLVIPANLETGGL, encoded by the coding sequence TTGCCTTCCGTAGAATGGCGCCATGAAGACGGATCGCTTGCAGATTGCGTGCGCTTGCAACTGCACCACAAAGACATAGAACTGGTGGTGATGGGAAGCCGTACAGGGAGCAAACTCGACCGCCTTCTTTTGGGCAGCGATACCCGGGCGGTGATCAATCACAGCAACCGCCCAGTATTGGTCTTTCCTGAACGTACTAAGATAAGCCCTTTAAAAAAGGTCACATTTGCCAGCGACCTGAATGATGGCGACCTGCGGGCGGTCCACTACCTCACCAGGATCGGGCGGCTGATCGGTTTTGAACTGGAAATCATCCACGTCGTTCTTTACGGTTCGCAGGAAGACGATGCAGCTTCTCGCCAGGAGGAATTTAAAAAGCAGGTTGACAAATTTCGATACCCAAACATCAATTACCATAATATTTATGGCCGGGATATTACTGAAAGGTTAAGCCGTCATTGCCAGGAGAATAACTCGGACCTGCTGGCGCTTTGCCATGATCAGCACAGTTTCTGGAACCGGCTTTTCAAAGGCAGCCAGAGTGTTAAACTCCTAAAAAAACAGGAGCTCCCCGTCCTGGTCATCCCGGCAAACCTTGAAACCGGCGGACTTTAA
- a CDS encoding universal stress protein translates to MKKLLIPTDFSPAAHNAGRYALHLAQELNHGLILCHSWLSPMHATGAAQLAWRIVDDGTIKREVADQLKAEAEKLAEKRHELGQIFPELFSPPLTCISEAGELPEVLEKIMEGQPVAMVVMGLSGAGNLERFFIGSHTKDVVNKATYPVLLVPQDFIFRPIRRIAFATSLDKGDIPVLHSLAGLAKVFQAEIDICHVSDEKFEEGEDKFRADVFMSELCARVSCADIHYHHIKSMDVDHGLDWIYEHSQTDLVAMVHQHYGVLHRLFAGSHTQQLAKHIDLPLLVFPPGYGATL, encoded by the coding sequence ATGAAAAAGCTCCTGATACCCACTGACTTTTCCCCGGCCGCTCATAATGCCGGCCGGTACGCATTGCATTTAGCGCAAGAACTAAATCATGGCCTTATCTTGTGCCATTCCTGGCTAAGCCCCATGCATGCCACCGGCGCCGCACAATTGGCATGGCGAATTGTCGACGATGGTACTATAAAACGTGAAGTAGCTGATCAGCTAAAGGCCGAAGCCGAAAAGCTGGCAGAAAAACGGCATGAACTCGGGCAGATCTTCCCGGAACTATTCAGTCCGCCGCTGACCTGTATATCCGAAGCCGGGGAATTGCCCGAAGTTTTGGAAAAAATCATGGAGGGCCAGCCGGTAGCCATGGTCGTTATGGGTTTATCCGGTGCCGGTAACCTGGAACGTTTTTTTATCGGCAGCCATACCAAAGATGTCGTGAATAAGGCCACTTACCCGGTCTTGCTGGTTCCCCAGGATTTTATTTTCCGTCCCATCCGGCGGATCGCGTTCGCTACCAGCTTGGACAAAGGCGATATCCCCGTACTGCATTCATTAGCCGGCCTGGCTAAGGTCTTTCAGGCAGAGATCGATATCTGCCATGTTTCCGATGAGAAATTCGAAGAGGGGGAAGATAAATTCAGGGCCGATGTATTTATGTCGGAACTCTGCGCCCGTGTAAGCTGCGCGGATATTCATTATCACCATATTAAAAGTATGGATGTGGATCATGGACTTGACTGGATCTATGAACATAGTCAGACGGACCTGGTGGCTATGGTTCATCAGCATTACGGCGTGCTTCACCGACTATTTGCCGGAAGCCATACGCAGCAGCTGGCCAAACATATCGACCTGCCGCTGCTGGTTTTCCCTCCTGGATATGGTGCTACACTGTAA
- a CDS encoding pyridoxamine 5'-phosphate oxidase family protein, with protein sequence MMKLTFRSASGHFFWVPRSLCLPFKFETMLGELDQTQIEQLLREQVTGRIACHAEGSTYIVPVNYVFGGSYLYGQSAEGQKIRMMRNNPSVCFEVDEIRTIFDWKSVIIQGRFEEIIDVSEKEQLQQGLIHRLMPLSRNPSDHPAHGITEKDSDVGTKVQLIVYKVHIEQLSGRFERP encoded by the coding sequence ATGATGAAACTCACATTTCGTTCCGCTTCCGGTCATTTTTTTTGGGTACCCCGCAGCTTATGTTTGCCATTCAAATTCGAAACTATGCTGGGGGAACTCGATCAAACACAAATAGAGCAATTGCTCAGGGAACAGGTGACCGGCAGGATCGCCTGCCATGCCGAAGGCAGTACCTATATCGTACCGGTGAATTATGTTTTCGGCGGCTCCTACCTTTATGGACAATCTGCCGAAGGTCAGAAGATTCGGATGATGCGCAACAACCCGTCTGTCTGCTTCGAAGTAGATGAGATCCGTACGATCTTTGATTGGAAAAGCGTCATCATTCAGGGCCGCTTCGAAGAAATAATTGATGTCTCTGAAAAGGAACAGCTTCAGCAAGGTTTGATCCACCGGCTAATGCCCTTGTCCAGAAATCCAAGCGATCACCCGGCTCATGGGATTACTGAAAAGGATAGCGACGTAGGGACCAAAGTCCAGCTCATCGTCTACAAGGTCCATATTGAACAATTGTCCGGTCGTTTTGAACGACCGTGA
- a CDS encoding COX15/CtaA family protein, with protein MTTEITKANRQVSRWLALGIGMIIIQILLGGITRLTGSGLSITEWQPFLGAVPPLSHAEWGKSFALYRQIAQFKKLNADLTLTGYQHLYFWEWLHREWARLMAVVFILPFAWLIYRRMIRRELFWPLAGLFLIGTLQAFAGWLMVKSGLNDTDIRVNHIRLAVHFLLALTLLAAMVWLSLRLRINCTQTYNYGGLQVLTIIILLLLLKQMTYGAFMAGTHAALFAPTWPTINGHFFPPVQLRPGQLIIQFCNDPLLIQFVHRLYAYLIFCCMIFWYALAGKSSRDHFLNRWRKWPLLITVAQIILGIASLLSSSSTELIWFASIHQLNAILLFISLLTALYFSRQRKGLGYAV; from the coding sequence ATGACCACTGAAATCACAAAAGCCAACCGTCAGGTCAGTCGCTGGCTGGCGCTGGGCATCGGGATGATTATTATCCAAATCTTATTAGGGGGCATAACGCGTCTTACGGGTTCAGGCCTATCCATTACCGAATGGCAACCTTTTTTAGGTGCTGTACCGCCACTCAGTCATGCCGAATGGGGAAAAAGTTTTGCTTTGTACCGCCAAATTGCCCAATTTAAGAAACTGAACGCTGACCTAACGCTGACCGGTTATCAACACTTGTATTTCTGGGAATGGCTGCACCGCGAATGGGCGCGCCTGATGGCCGTTGTATTTATCCTCCCCTTCGCTTGGCTGATTTACCGCAGAATGATTCGCAGGGAACTATTCTGGCCATTGGCGGGGTTATTCCTGATCGGGACGTTGCAGGCTTTCGCAGGCTGGCTAATGGTCAAAAGCGGTTTAAATGATACCGATATTCGGGTAAATCACATCCGGCTCGCAGTACATTTCCTGCTTGCGCTGACCTTACTGGCAGCCATGGTCTGGTTGTCCCTACGCCTGAGAATCAATTGCACCCAAACCTATAATTACGGTGGCTTGCAGGTGCTCACTATAATAATACTATTGCTGTTACTTAAACAAATGACTTACGGCGCTTTTATGGCAGGAACACACGCGGCCTTATTCGCACCCACCTGGCCAACGATAAACGGACATTTCTTTCCACCCGTCCAGCTCAGGCCCGGTCAGCTCATCATCCAATTCTGCAATGATCCATTGCTAATCCAGTTCGTTCACCGGCTTTATGCCTATCTCATCTTCTGCTGTATGATCTTTTGGTATGCGCTGGCAGGCAAATCGAGCCGGGACCATTTTTTAAATCGCTGGCGAAAATGGCCACTGCTGATTACTGTGGCTCAAATCATTTTGGGGATAGCCTCTTTGCTATCTAGCAGTTCGACGGAGCTGATCTGGTTTGCCTCGATCCACCAGTTGAATGCGATCTTACTGTTTATTTCCCTGCTCACTGCCTTGTATTTCAGCAGGCAGCGAAAGGGATTAGGTTATGCGGTCTAA
- a CDS encoding DUF6544 family protein: MIIKAALLDSLSRQYEQELAEECEKYNLCKSCPADRLLTELPPILQRYVLESGYVGKETVICCQMIWKETALKMRPGGRWRPISCRQINFLPSPARLVLMEAHLFGILPFTARDIFRDGHGGLLVRLLDKLRLTERTGPLMDRSELVTVLAEMMIIPAYALCRYITWREIAPLVVEGIISFQGVTAKGIFHFNPDGLVERFETLDRYYNEGGTYQNYPWVATAEKYKFRGDIRFPSVFRALWKMPGREHVYFKGELTRLLFNTF; this comes from the coding sequence ATGATCATAAAAGCGGCCCTACTGGATTCGCTTAGCCGACAGTACGAGCAGGAACTTGCAGAGGAATGCGAAAAATATAACCTGTGCAAATCCTGTCCTGCGGACCGTCTACTGACCGAACTCCCCCCCATCCTTCAGCGCTATGTTTTGGAGAGCGGCTATGTCGGTAAAGAAACGGTGATTTGCTGCCAAATGATCTGGAAGGAAACCGCACTGAAAATGCGACCCGGTGGTCGCTGGAGACCAATAAGCTGCAGACAGATCAATTTTCTACCATCCCCGGCAAGGTTGGTTCTGATGGAAGCCCACTTATTCGGCATTCTGCCTTTTACGGCGCGCGATATTTTTCGGGATGGGCATGGCGGCCTGCTCGTGCGCTTGCTGGACAAACTTCGCCTAACGGAGAGAACGGGGCCGTTGATGGACCGTTCTGAACTGGTGACCGTGCTGGCTGAAATGATGATCATTCCTGCCTATGCGCTTTGCAGGTACATTACCTGGCGGGAGATCGCTCCCCTGGTCGTGGAAGGGATCATCAGTTTCCAGGGAGTTACGGCAAAAGGTATATTTCACTTTAATCCCGATGGCCTGGTGGAGCGGTTTGAAACGCTTGACCGGTATTATAATGAGGGGGGCACCTATCAGAACTATCCCTGGGTGGCTACGGCTGAAAAATATAAGTTTCGCGGCGATATCCGTTTCCCTTCGGTATTCCGGGCGCTCTGGAAGATGCCGGGCAGGGAGCATGTTTATTTCAAGGGCGAGCTCACCAGGTTGCTGTTTAACACTTTTTAG
- the queD gene encoding 6-carboxytetrahydropterin synthase QueD → MTIFKQFTFDAAHFLPNVPQGHRCRQVHGHTYHLTIYVSGPVNTEDGWVIDFKELKAVVKPLVEQLDHVMLNEIQGLKNPTAENVARWFWQAIRPEIPGLSRIELKETPTSGVIYEGENK, encoded by the coding sequence ATGACCATATTTAAGCAATTCACGTTCGATGCCGCCCATTTTCTCCCCAACGTGCCGCAGGGGCACCGCTGCCGTCAGGTTCACGGCCATACCTATCATTTGACCATTTATGTGTCAGGACCTGTCAATACAGAAGATGGCTGGGTAATCGATTTCAAAGAATTGAAAGCCGTTGTTAAACCGCTGGTCGAACAACTGGACCATGTTATGCTCAACGAGATCCAAGGGCTGAAAAACCCGACCGCGGAAAATGTTGCACGCTGGTTCTGGCAGGCCATTCGGCCGGAGATACCTGGATTAAGCCGGATCGAATTAAAGGAAACGCCGACCTCGGGTGTTATTTATGAAGGAGAGAACAAATGA
- a CDS encoding universal stress protein, with protein sequence MKTIVIATDFSEGSKDAARYGYHLARQVRSNILLCHAIIIPAEIPQAGMVFWQDEEYELLLEDSASALHEFKEMLDSSLPATGFRPVISCKSQPGIMADVVKALAATPDNELIVSGTHQGRVFNNLLLGNHASNMIDNADKPVLMVSPGTEFRPIKKIAYATEFKDPENDLQHIYQLVYWAKQLNAEVLLVHICNEKKESPVLKEMIADYLVGISNNADYPNIYYRLIRNDRVDEGLDWICDHGQIDMLAMVHQHHNLFGELFAHSHTKQMADHLQLPLLVFPGTKS encoded by the coding sequence ATGAAAACAATTGTGATCGCTACTGATTTTTCCGAAGGTTCAAAAGACGCCGCCCGCTACGGTTATCACCTGGCGCGGCAGGTGCGCTCAAATATTTTGCTCTGCCATGCCATTATCATCCCGGCGGAGATCCCGCAGGCCGGCATGGTCTTCTGGCAGGATGAAGAATATGAATTGCTGCTGGAGGACAGCGCATCGGCGCTTCACGAATTTAAAGAGATGCTGGATAGCTCACTGCCGGCAACAGGCTTTCGCCCGGTGATCAGCTGCAAAAGCCAGCCCGGGATCATGGCCGATGTTGTCAAGGCATTGGCGGCTACGCCAGACAATGAACTGATCGTCAGCGGCACTCATCAGGGCAGAGTATTTAATAACCTGCTGTTGGGTAACCATGCCTCCAATATGATTGACAATGCGGATAAGCCGGTGCTAATGGTATCCCCGGGAACAGAATTCCGCCCGATAAAAAAGATCGCTTATGCTACAGAATTCAAAGACCCCGAAAACGATCTTCAACATATTTACCAGCTAGTTTACTGGGCAAAGCAATTGAATGCGGAAGTGCTGCTCGTGCATATCTGCAACGAAAAAAAGGAAAGCCCGGTCTTAAAAGAAATGATAGCCGATTACCTGGTCGGGATCTCCAATAATGCTGACTACCCCAATATCTATTACCGCCTGATCCGCAACGACCGGGTAGATGAAGGTCTGGACTGGATCTGCGATCACGGACAGATCGACATGCTCGCCATGGTCCATCAACACCACAACCTTTTTGGCGAATTATTCGCCCACAGTCATACCAAACAAATGGCGGATCACCTGCAGCTGCCCCTGCTGGTATTTCCCGGGACCAAATCATAA
- a CDS encoding universal stress protein — MKTIAVLTDQSAGSHTAARYALHLAKKMKANVLLFNLAPVPTTVLQLQTVDGEPEMEETPDKGLAAYVLQLEQELVASSFAGNRLPEISFDAGRTELVDIMTAIDCHTDIAMVVTGVPDQEEMANYLIGENCSRIIDWARIPVMVVPRGTVRMNPEKITYAATLKEEDIQSIGELGELMEAFAAELMVAHLCGLNPDKEVKTKEKVLQTALYRDLNCGGVYFRSIDDSQLARDWKWLKANKPTDIMALMLRPKEEMNKFFKRGQNAEVTYHLTIPVIVMPKRP; from the coding sequence ATGAAGACAATAGCAGTATTGACTGACCAAAGCGCAGGCTCCCATACCGCCGCGCGTTATGCCCTGCACCTGGCCAAAAAGATGAAAGCTAATGTCCTGTTATTCAATCTTGCACCGGTACCGACAACGGTACTGCAGCTGCAAACCGTTGACGGAGAACCAGAAATGGAGGAGACTCCTGATAAAGGTTTGGCCGCTTACGTGCTTCAATTGGAGCAGGAACTGGTTGCAAGCTCCTTTGCAGGCAACAGGTTGCCGGAGATCAGCTTTGATGCCGGAAGGACCGAATTGGTAGATATCATGACCGCTATAGATTGCCATACTGATATCGCTATGGTGGTAACTGGTGTGCCCGACCAGGAGGAAATGGCCAATTACCTGATTGGCGAGAACTGCAGCCGGATCATTGACTGGGCGCGTATTCCGGTAATGGTCGTGCCCCGTGGTACCGTCCGGATGAATCCGGAAAAGATCACCTACGCTGCCACGCTGAAAGAGGAAGATATCCAGAGCATCGGGGAACTTGGGGAACTGATGGAAGCCTTCGCCGCGGAATTAATGGTCGCCCATTTATGCGGACTAAACCCCGACAAAGAGGTAAAAACTAAGGAAAAGGTATTGCAAACCGCCCTTTACCGTGACCTGAACTGCGGCGGTGTTTATTTCCGCAGCATCGATGACAGCCAGCTGGCCCGCGACTGGAAATGGCTGAAAGCGAACAAGCCTACCGATATTATGGCGCTGATGCTGCGGCCTAAAGAAGAAATGAACAAGTTCTTTAAGCGCGGCCAGAATGCCGAAGTAACTTATCACCTCACTATCCCGGTGATCGTGATGCCGAAACGTCCCTGA
- a CDS encoding DUF542 domain-containing protein, which produces MDIPEILDITVVEESLKGDVLLEKFGGLPMGGHLVLNHDRDPRPLYFRLLEHSGRNFTWKPLESGPEVWRVKVGKRTHQDREGSIGQIIINDPRKVAVFKELGIDFSCGGARTLTEACELLQLDVEKVDLKLKGELPAIAYPEMDFLHWDTGFFCKYLINLHHGYVRANLPFLLEMCAKIARSYGTKYTELREVNTLVRQATEGLTANMEQEETFLFPYLTDMAYALKSGTRLAAPATGSITAVIHLMEANHERVYDAFLKIRQLTKCYQPPNYVTHGFRILYKILQEFENDLQLHLHLENNILFPAAIQNENELRFRQLQYGPPL; this is translated from the coding sequence ATGGACATACCAGAGATATTAGATATAACCGTTGTTGAAGAAAGCCTGAAGGGTGATGTGCTGCTGGAAAAATTCGGGGGCTTGCCAATGGGCGGGCATCTGGTATTGAATCATGACCGCGATCCCAGACCCCTATATTTCCGGCTGCTCGAACATTCGGGCCGGAATTTTACCTGGAAACCGCTGGAAAGCGGACCGGAGGTCTGGCGGGTCAAGGTCGGCAAACGAACCCATCAGGATCGGGAAGGCAGCATCGGCCAAATCATTATCAACGATCCCCGCAAGGTTGCCGTGTTTAAAGAATTGGGCATCGACTTTAGTTGTGGAGGTGCCCGCACACTTACGGAGGCTTGTGAACTTTTGCAACTTGATGTGGAAAAGGTCGACTTAAAGTTAAAGGGAGAGCTTCCGGCAATAGCCTATCCGGAAATGGATTTCCTGCATTGGGATACCGGCTTTTTTTGTAAATACCTGATCAACCTGCACCATGGCTATGTGCGGGCCAACTTACCATTCCTGCTGGAAATGTGTGCGAAAATAGCCCGGTCCTATGGCACGAAGTATACCGAACTTCGAGAGGTAAATACCTTGGTCAGGCAAGCTACAGAAGGATTAACGGCCAATATGGAACAGGAAGAAACCTTTCTTTTTCCTTATTTGACCGACATGGCCTATGCGCTGAAATCAGGAACAAGGCTGGCAGCACCTGCAACGGGCTCAATAACAGCGGTCATTCATTTAATGGAAGCCAACCATGAGCGCGTTTATGATGCTTTCTTAAAGATCCGGCAGCTTACCAAGTGCTACCAGCCACCGAATTATGTTACGCATGGCTTCCGTATCCTCTATAAGATCTTACAGGAATTCGAAAATGACCTGCAGCTGCATTTACACCTGGAAAACAATATCCTCTTCCCGGCAGCCATCCAAAATGAAAATGAACTCCGGTTCCGGCAGCTGCAATACGGACCGCCTTTATAA
- a CDS encoding heavy metal translocating P-type ATPase: MTGTKPAVKINCYHCGDICETNLYLADNKQFCCQGCQNVYQILSVSGLCSYYQYNDHPGATRGKLDKRFEYLEEPSIVDELLDFHDDRISIITLYIPHIHCSSCLWLLEQLNRFDPGVHYARVDFLKKQLVVRFDHQKISLRGVVELLFNIGYEPLISLQDIIKKQQKAEKGNLVQRIAVAGFCFGNVMLLSFPEYLGLSVFEQTFRHFFGYINLAFTLPVVFFSGREYFTSAWNNLRKKVLNIDFPLALGIAVLFIRTAAEVLTQTGAGFADTLCGLVFFLLVGKFVQQKTYHHISFERDYRSFFPVAVQTLENGVEKPLPLSELRPGHRILIRHNEIIPADAILLKGQALIDFSFVTGESVPVGKTLGEIIYAGGRQTSESVELEVIKPVSQSYLTQLWNNEAFTRKQDNRMRTFNETVSKYFTVVLVVIALSALLAWVFTDLRRGIDAFTAVLIVACPCALALSTPFTMSAALSIFDRNLFYLKNTAVVEELAKIDTIVLDKTGTITTGNGRNAELQSQLSEEQVRLIYSACANSMHPLSRMICRYFGEQERLPVNDYTEAPGQGITARVNGRELRIGSGKLLFGNYHEAADMTRVQLMIDGQYLGYFGFKHEYRQGMDQVSALEPAYQLFLLSGDQDQERSELLRFFRDSNRMLFGQSPQQKLNFIASVQQLGKKVMMLGDGLNDSGALRQSDLGVAVTDNVNNFSPGSDAILDGRSFDKLPTFLRFSKDTVVIIHLSFLISLTYNIIGLTYAVTGKLSPLIAAVLMPLSTATIISFTTLATHFTAKRRKLL; encoded by the coding sequence ATGACCGGAACCAAACCTGCGGTAAAAATCAACTGCTATCACTGTGGTGATATATGTGAAACAAACCTATATCTGGCGGACAACAAGCAGTTCTGCTGCCAGGGCTGTCAGAATGTTTATCAGATCCTCTCGGTTAGCGGCCTATGCAGCTATTACCAGTACAACGATCACCCGGGTGCGACCCGCGGCAAACTGGACAAACGTTTCGAATATCTGGAAGAACCGTCCATTGTCGACGAGCTGCTGGACTTTCATGATGACCGCATATCGATCATTACGTTATATATTCCACATATCCATTGCAGTTCCTGCCTCTGGCTGCTGGAACAGCTGAACCGTTTCGATCCCGGGGTGCATTATGCAAGGGTCGACTTTTTGAAAAAGCAGCTGGTGGTAAGATTCGACCACCAAAAAATTTCGCTTCGCGGCGTGGTCGAGCTGCTTTTTAACATTGGCTATGAACCGCTGATTAGCCTGCAGGATATTATTAAAAAACAGCAAAAGGCAGAAAAGGGGAACCTGGTGCAGCGCATCGCGGTCGCCGGTTTTTGCTTTGGAAATGTCATGCTGCTAAGTTTCCCGGAATACCTGGGCCTCTCGGTCTTTGAACAGACTTTCCGCCACTTCTTTGGCTATATCAATTTGGCTTTTACGCTGCCGGTCGTGTTTTTCAGCGGCCGGGAATATTTTACTTCCGCGTGGAACAATCTGCGTAAAAAAGTATTAAATATTGATTTTCCGCTGGCCCTGGGAATTGCCGTGCTGTTTATCAGGACAGCTGCAGAGGTGCTGACCCAAACCGGTGCCGGTTTTGCCGATACGCTCTGCGGGCTGGTATTCTTTCTCCTGGTGGGCAAATTCGTACAGCAAAAAACCTATCATCATATTTCCTTTGAAAGGGATTATCGTTCTTTCTTTCCTGTGGCAGTACAAACCCTGGAAAACGGCGTGGAAAAGCCGCTGCCCTTGTCGGAGCTGCGCCCGGGTCACCGTATCCTGATCCGCCACAACGAGATCATTCCCGCCGATGCGATCTTGTTAAAGGGTCAGGCGCTGATCGATTTCAGTTTCGTGACCGGTGAGTCCGTTCCGGTAGGTAAGACACTCGGGGAAATCATCTACGCCGGCGGCCGCCAGACCAGTGAATCTGTTGAGCTGGAGGTGATCAAGCCGGTATCCCAAAGCTACCTGACCCAGCTTTGGAACAACGAAGCCTTTACCCGCAAGCAGGATAACCGGATGCGCACCTTTAACGAGACTGTCAGCAAATATTTTACGGTCGTCCTGGTCGTGATCGCCCTGTCAGCCCTGCTGGCCTGGGTATTTACCGATCTGCGTCGCGGAATCGACGCTTTTACCGCCGTGCTCATCGTGGCTTGTCCCTGCGCGCTGGCGCTCAGCACACCTTTTACCATGTCCGCTGCACTCAGCATTTTCGACCGGAATCTTTTTTATTTGAAAAACACGGCTGTGGTCGAGGAGTTGGCCAAGATAGACACTATTGTGCTGGATAAGACCGGCACCATCACCACCGGGAACGGACGGAATGCCGAGCTGCAAAGCCAGCTTAGCGAAGAACAGGTCAGGCTGATCTACAGCGCCTGCGCCAACTCCATGCATCCGCTTTCCCGCATGATTTGCCGGTACTTCGGCGAACAGGAACGTCTGCCGGTGAATGATTATACGGAAGCGCCCGGGCAGGGTATTACCGCCCGGGTAAATGGCCGGGAACTGCGGATCGGGAGCGGCAAGCTGTTGTTCGGCAATTATCACGAAGCTGCCGATATGACCCGTGTTCAACTGATGATCGATGGCCAGTACCTGGGCTACTTTGGATTCAAACATGAATACCGCCAGGGTATGGATCAGGTCAGCGCACTTGAACCCGCTTACCAGCTTTTCCTGCTGTCGGGCGACCAGGACCAGGAAAGAAGCGAACTGCTTCGCTTTTTTCGGGACAGCAACCGCATGCTGTTCGGACAATCGCCCCAGCAAAAGCTTAACTTTATCGCCTCCGTGCAGCAGCTGGGCAAAAAAGTCATGATGCTGGGCGACGGATTGAACGATTCCGGTGCCCTTCGCCAAAGCGACCTGGGTGTGGCGGTCACAGATAACGTGAACAACTTTTCACCAGGCAGCGATGCGATATTAGATGGCCGTTCCTTTGACAAGCTGCCGACGTTCTTACGTTTTTCAAAGGATACGGTGGTCATCATCCATCTATCATTTCTGATCTCGCTGACCTATAATATCATTGGTCTGACCTATGCGGTCACCGGGAAACTTTCGCCACTGATCGCGGCGGTCCTCATGCCGCTGAGTACAGCGACCATTATATCATTTACTACACTGGCTACCCACTTTACGGCCAAAAGGAGAAAACTGTTATGA
- the ccoS gene encoding cbb3-type cytochrome oxidase assembly protein CcoS, which yields MSIIYFLIGCSVLLALLFLGAFFWAQRTGQNDDLYTPSMRVLLEDEQPEEKESDRNHF from the coding sequence ATGAGCATTATTTACTTCCTGATCGGCTGCAGCGTTTTGCTGGCGTTGCTTTTTCTCGGGGCCTTTTTCTGGGCGCAGCGGACCGGGCAGAATGACGACCTCTATACACCCTCCATGCGGGTCCTGCTGGAAGATGAACAACCGGAAGAAAAAGAAAGTGACCGAAATCACTTTTAA